The Papio anubis isolate 15944 chromosome 1, Panubis1.0, whole genome shotgun sequence genome window below encodes:
- the LOC101018739 gene encoding pancreatic alpha-amylase-like: MKFFLLLLTIGFCWAQYSPNTQQGRTSIVHLFEWRWADIALECERYLAPKGFGGVQVSPPNENVAIHNPSRPWWERYQPVSYKLCTRSGNEDEFRNMVTRCNNVGVRIYVDAVINHMCGNAVSAGTSSTCGSYFNPGSRDFPAVPYSGWDFNDGKCKTSSGDIENYNDATQVRDCRLTGLLDLALEKDYVRSKIAEYMNNLIDMGVAGFRLDASKHMWPGDIKAVLDKLHNLNSNWFPQGSKPFIYQEVIDLGGEPIKSSEYFGNGRVTEFKYGAKLGTVIRKWNGEKMSYLKNWGEGWGFVPSDRALVFVDNHDNQRGHGAGGASILTFWDARLYKMAVGFMLAHPYGFTRVMSSYRWPRNFQNGKDVNDWVGPPNNNGVTKEVTINPDTTCGNDWVCEHRWRACRNMVAFRNVVDGEPFTNWYDNGSNQVAFGRGNKGFIVSNNDDWSFSLTLQTGLPAGTYCDVISGDKIDGNCTGIKIYVSNDGKAQFSISNSAEDPFIAIHVESKL; encoded by the exons ATGAAgttctttctgttgcttttaaCCATTGGGTTCTGCTGGGCTCAGTATTCTCCAAATACACAACAAGGACGGACATCTATCGTTCATCTGTTTGAATGGCGATGGGCTGATATTGCTCTTGAATGTGAGCGATATTTAGCTCCCAAGGGATTTGGAGGGGTTCAG GTCTCTCCACCAAATGAAAATGTTGCAATTCACAACCCTTCAAGACCTTGGTGGGAAAGATACCAACCAGTTAGCTACAAATTATGCACAAGATCTGGAAATGAAGATGAATTTAGAAACATGGTGACTAGATGTAACAATGTTGGG GTTCGTATTTATGTGGATGCTGTAATTAATCATATGTGTGGTAATGCTGTGAGTGCAGGAACAAGCAGTACTTGTGGAAGTTACTTCAACCCTGGAAGTAGGGACTTTCCAGCAGTCCCGTATTCTGGATGGGATTTTAATGATGGTAAATGTAAAACTTCAAGTGGAGATATCGAGAACTATAATGATGCtactcag GTCAGAGATTGTCGTCTGACTGGTCTTCTTGATCTTGCGCTGGAGAAGGATTATGTGCGTTCCAAGATTGCCGAATATATGAACAATCTCATTGACATGGGAGTTGCAGGGTTCAGACTTGATGCTTCCAAGCACATGTGGCCTGGAGACATAAAGGCAGTTTTGGACAAACTGCATAATCTCAACAGTAACTGGTTTCCTCAAGGAAGTAAACCTTTCATTTACCAGGAG GTAATTGATCTGGGTGGTGAGCCAATTAAAAGCAGTGAGTACTTTGGAAATGGCCGGGTGACAGAATTCAAGTATGGTGCAAAACTCGGCACAGTTATTCGCAAGTGGAATGGAGAGAAGATGTCTTACTTAAA gaaCTGGGGAGAAGGTTGGGGTTTCGTGCCTTCTGACAGAGCACTTGTCTTTGTGGATAACCATGACAATCAACGAGGACATGGGGCTGGAGGAGCCTCTATTCTTACCTTCTGGGACGCCAG GCTGTATAAAATGGCAGTTGGATTTATGCTTGCTCATCCTTATGGATTTACACGAGTAATGTCAAGCTACCGTTGGccaagaaattttcaaaatggaaaa GATGTTAATGATTGGGTTGGGCCACCAAATAATAATGGAGTAACTAAAGAAGTTACTATTAATCCAGACACTACTTGTGGCAATGACTGGGTCTGTGAACATCGATGGCGAGC TTGTAGGAACATGGTTGCTTTCCGCAATGTAGTGGATGGTGAGCCTTTTACAAACTGGTATGATAATGGGAGCAACCAAGTGGCTTTTGGAAGAGGAAACAAAGGATTCATTGTTTCCAACAATGATGACTG gtcattttctttaactttgcAAACTGGTCTTCCTGCTGGCACATACTGTGATGTCATTTCTGGAGATAAAATTGATGGCAATTGCACAGGCATTAAAATCTACGTTTCTAATGATGGCAAAGCTCAATTTTCTATTAGTAACTCTGCTGAAGATCCATTTATTGCAATTCATGTTGaatctaaattataa